One window of Ictalurus punctatus breed USDA103 chromosome 22, Coco_2.0, whole genome shotgun sequence genomic DNA carries:
- the mrps30 gene encoding 39S ribosomal protein S30, mitochondrial, producing MRYKKTNMAACSRLPLQLFLSTQTSRVICTRNVQVKSETEANPLYPALLPSRTAKSKSAKRRVLLEFFEQLRTVEPQEKIRALTRIQRMKYVVYPQTPAVGADKWYQHFTKTAYLPGLPEKMSTAELEDTLVSDLCSTVCDSLLQEHWYMKKGRTFLQKEQAQFAAPFLMNTVSGLISSLASRNPVLRLSNFDLSPYVNFYWVNGERTIPRGHRRGRVEPQRFQIDDRPHSQIRIRQQLPEFVPLETEVAAEVPVMQLAPDCLPLFRRQYDNNISTGAKLQDPCCYGHTQFHMVPDKFRRDKLIKKNLSDHIEVFLRANGIASLFAWTGAQAMYQGFWSEQDVSRPFVSQAVITDGQYFSFFCYQLNTLALRSFSIPDNPRKNLCWGTESLRLYERITDGDVIGWDDDVLKLLVKFLLNKP from the exons ATGAGATACAAAAAAACCAACATGGCGGCGTGCAGTAGATTACCCTTGCAGTTATTTTTATCAACTCAGACATCGCGTGTGATCTGCACCAGAAATGTACAAGTTAAAAGTGAAACAGAAGCGAACCCGTTATATCCAGCGCTTTTACCGTCTCGGACAGCTAAGAGTAAATCAGCGAAAAGGCGAGTGTTACTGGAGTTCTTCGAGCAGCTGCGCACAGTCGAGCCACAGGAGAAGATCCGGGCTCTCACCCGTATCCAGCGCATGAAGTATGTGGTTTACCCTCAGACTCCGGCTGTAGGAGCGGATAAATGGTACCAGCATTTCACCAAGACCGCGTATCTGCCCGGTCTTCCGGAGAAGATGAGCACTGCTGAGCTGGAGGACACTCTGGTGTCTGATCTGTGCTCCACAGTGTGTGACAGTCTCCTACAGGAGCACTGGTACATGAAGAAAGGCAGGACGTTCCTCCAGAAAGAGCAGGCGCAGTTTGCTGCACCCTTTTTGATGAACACTGTGTCTGGGCTCATTTCCTCACTGGCCAGCAGAAATCCTGTGCTCCGACTGTCTAATTTTG ATCTGTCTCCTTATGTCAACTTTTACTGGGTGAACGGAGAGAGGACTATTCCGAGAGGACACCGGCGTGGCAGAGTCGAGCCTCAGAGGTTCCAGATTGATGATAGACCTCACAGCCAGATACGTATCCGGCAGCAGCTCCCTGAG TTTGTGCCACTTGAGACAGAGGTAGCTGCTGAAGTGCCAGTAATGCAGTTGGCTCCTGATTGCCTCCCTTTGTTCCGGAGACAGTATGACAATAATATCTCTACAG GTGCTAAACTGCAAGACCCCTGCTGCTATGGGCACACACAGTTCCACATGGTCCCTGATAAGTTCCGCCGGgacaaactaattaaaaaaaacctctctgaTCATATCGAGGTGTTTTTGAGGGCCAACGGTATTGCAAGTCTCTTTGCATGGACAGGAGCACAGGCCATGTATCAGG GTTTCTGGAGTGAACAGGATGTGAGCAGGCCGTTTGTGTCTCAGGCTGTGATCACCGATGGACAGTACTTCTCTTTCTTCTGCTATCAGCTCAACACGCTGGCCCTGAGATCGTTCTCCATTCCCGACAACCCACGTAAGAACCTGTGCTGGGGCACAGAGAGCCTGCGCCTCTACGAAAGAATCACAGATGGAGATGTGATCGGCTGGGATGACGATGTGCTTAAGCTCCTTGTAAAGTTTCTGCTGAACAAGCCATAA
- the emb gene encoding embigin isoform X1, with the protein MPQSGQTQRSYKRSFNVNAMHLLLVLLYWEGVNTETTFSQMTNDSDTTLRTIVHKGQSHATVEVLEILKPQRIELLCNLTDIPSKPSNITGFWRKDGGEIENSQQTIYRHNEHYILKRIFNIQESDLGNYSCIFGKEEQFTFVLKVPAIKDKRDRPIVSYVGDSVVLECGLKREPNTWVWYKTNDTDKELINATADPTHYKIHLDKNITKLTLLNLTLEDSGKYTCSAVFDIKPTESHLDLKVLSFTEPLKPFMIIAVEVVILVTLILLYERQSQKRKGSTGTTENGLYEHTPTQEENITEDGGTTTRQRKVEN; encoded by the exons ATGCCTCAGTCTGGACAAACACAGAGGAGCTACAAGAGAAGCTTTAATGTGAATGCTATGCATTTGCTTCTTGTTTTGCTGTATTGGGAAGGTGTTAACACAG agaCCACCTTCTCTCAAATGACTAACGATTCTGATACAACACTTAGGACTATAGTACATAAAG GTCAAAGTCATGCCACTGTTGAAGTGCTTGAAATCCTGAAACCCCAACGCATAGAGCTTTTGTGTAACCTGACTGACATCCCAAGTAAACCCTCAAACATAACGGGCTTTTGGAGAAAAGATGGTGGTGAAATTGAAAACTCCCAACAAACTATTTACAGGCACAATGAACATTATATCCTTAAAAGGAT CTTTAATATCCAGGAAAGTGATCTAGGAAATTACTCATGTATCTTCGGAAAGGAGGAACAatttacttttgttttaaaag TGCCTGCCATTAAAGACAAGCGAGACAGGCCCATAGTGAGCTATGTTGGCGATTCAGTTGTATTGGAGTGTGGCCTCAAGCGTGAACCGAACACCTGGGTATGGTACAAAACCAATGATACTGACAAG GAGCTTATCAATGCCACTGCTGACCCCACGCACTACAAGATCCACttagacaaaaatatcaccAAACTAACCTTGCTGAACTTGACTTTGGAAGACTCAGGTAAATACACATGCAGTGCAGTTTTCGATATCAAACCCACCGAGTCGCACTTGGACCTCAAAGTTCTGTCCTTCACTGAGCCACTCAAGCCTTTCATGATCATAGCTGTTGAAGTCGTCATCCTCGTCACTCTCATCCTGCTCTATGAGAGACAGAGCCAAAAACGGAAAGGTTCCACTGGAACCACAG AGAACGGACTGTATGAACATACACC GACACAGGAAGAGAACATCACAGAAGATGGAGGGACCACAACCAGACAGAGGAAAGTGGAGAACTAA
- the emb gene encoding embigin isoform X3: MPQSGQTQRSYKRSFNVNAMHLLLVLLYWEGVNTETTFSQMTNDSDTTLRTIVHKGQSHATVEVLEILKPQRIELLCNLTDIPSKPSNITGFWRKDGGEIENSQQTIYRHNEHYILKRIFNIQESDLGNYSCIFGKEEQFTFVLKVPAIKDKRDRPIVSYVGDSVVLECGLKREPNTWVWYKTNDTDKELINATADPTHYKIHLDKNITKLTLLNLTLEDSAVEVVILVTLILLYERQSQKRKGSTGTTENGLYEHTPTQEENITEDGGTTTRQRKVEN; this comes from the exons ATGCCTCAGTCTGGACAAACACAGAGGAGCTACAAGAGAAGCTTTAATGTGAATGCTATGCATTTGCTTCTTGTTTTGCTGTATTGGGAAGGTGTTAACACAG agaCCACCTTCTCTCAAATGACTAACGATTCTGATACAACACTTAGGACTATAGTACATAAAG GTCAAAGTCATGCCACTGTTGAAGTGCTTGAAATCCTGAAACCCCAACGCATAGAGCTTTTGTGTAACCTGACTGACATCCCAAGTAAACCCTCAAACATAACGGGCTTTTGGAGAAAAGATGGTGGTGAAATTGAAAACTCCCAACAAACTATTTACAGGCACAATGAACATTATATCCTTAAAAGGAT CTTTAATATCCAGGAAAGTGATCTAGGAAATTACTCATGTATCTTCGGAAAGGAGGAACAatttacttttgttttaaaag TGCCTGCCATTAAAGACAAGCGAGACAGGCCCATAGTGAGCTATGTTGGCGATTCAGTTGTATTGGAGTGTGGCCTCAAGCGTGAACCGAACACCTGGGTATGGTACAAAACCAATGATACTGACAAG GAGCTTATCAATGCCACTGCTGACCCCACGCACTACAAGATCCACttagacaaaaatatcaccAAACTAACCTTGCTGAACTTGACTTTGGAAGACTCAG CTGTTGAAGTCGTCATCCTCGTCACTCTCATCCTGCTCTATGAGAGACAGAGCCAAAAACGGAAAGGTTCCACTGGAACCACAG AGAACGGACTGTATGAACATACACC GACACAGGAAGAGAACATCACAGAAGATGGAGGGACCACAACCAGACAGAGGAAAGTGGAGAACTAA
- the emb gene encoding embigin isoform X4, with translation MPQSGQTQRSYKRSFNVNAMHLLLVLLYWEGVNTETTFSQMTNDSDTTLRTIVHKGQSHATVEVLEILKPQRIELLCNLTDIPSKPSNITGFWRKDGGEIENSQQTIYRHNEHYILKRIFNIQESDLGNYSCIFGKEEQFTFVLKVPAIKDKRDRPIVSYVGDSVVLECGLKREPNTWVWYKTNDTDKELINATADPTHYKIHLDKNITKLTLLNLTLEDSAVEVVILVTLILLYERQSQKRKGSTGTTENGLYEHTPCEQIERRS, from the exons ATGCCTCAGTCTGGACAAACACAGAGGAGCTACAAGAGAAGCTTTAATGTGAATGCTATGCATTTGCTTCTTGTTTTGCTGTATTGGGAAGGTGTTAACACAG agaCCACCTTCTCTCAAATGACTAACGATTCTGATACAACACTTAGGACTATAGTACATAAAG GTCAAAGTCATGCCACTGTTGAAGTGCTTGAAATCCTGAAACCCCAACGCATAGAGCTTTTGTGTAACCTGACTGACATCCCAAGTAAACCCTCAAACATAACGGGCTTTTGGAGAAAAGATGGTGGTGAAATTGAAAACTCCCAACAAACTATTTACAGGCACAATGAACATTATATCCTTAAAAGGAT CTTTAATATCCAGGAAAGTGATCTAGGAAATTACTCATGTATCTTCGGAAAGGAGGAACAatttacttttgttttaaaag TGCCTGCCATTAAAGACAAGCGAGACAGGCCCATAGTGAGCTATGTTGGCGATTCAGTTGTATTGGAGTGTGGCCTCAAGCGTGAACCGAACACCTGGGTATGGTACAAAACCAATGATACTGACAAG GAGCTTATCAATGCCACTGCTGACCCCACGCACTACAAGATCCACttagacaaaaatatcaccAAACTAACCTTGCTGAACTTGACTTTGGAAGACTCAG CTGTTGAAGTCGTCATCCTCGTCACTCTCATCCTGCTCTATGAGAGACAGAGCCAAAAACGGAAAGGTTCCACTGGAACCACAG AGAACGGACTGTATGAACATACACC TTGTGAACAGATTGAAAGGAGAAGTTAA
- the emb gene encoding embigin isoform X2, which translates to MPQSGQTQRSYKRSFNVNAMHLLLVLLYWEGVNTETTFSQMTNDSDTTLRTIVHKGQSHATVEVLEILKPQRIELLCNLTDIPSKPSNITGFWRKDGGEIENSQQTIYRHNEHYILKRIFNIQESDLGNYSCIFGKEEQFTFVLKVPAIKDKRDRPIVSYVGDSVVLECGLKREPNTWVWYKTNDTDKELINATADPTHYKIHLDKNITKLTLLNLTLEDSGKYTCSAVFDIKPTESHLDLKVLSFTEPLKPFMIIAVEVVILVTLILLYERQSQKRKGSTGTTENGLYEHTPCEQIERRS; encoded by the exons ATGCCTCAGTCTGGACAAACACAGAGGAGCTACAAGAGAAGCTTTAATGTGAATGCTATGCATTTGCTTCTTGTTTTGCTGTATTGGGAAGGTGTTAACACAG agaCCACCTTCTCTCAAATGACTAACGATTCTGATACAACACTTAGGACTATAGTACATAAAG GTCAAAGTCATGCCACTGTTGAAGTGCTTGAAATCCTGAAACCCCAACGCATAGAGCTTTTGTGTAACCTGACTGACATCCCAAGTAAACCCTCAAACATAACGGGCTTTTGGAGAAAAGATGGTGGTGAAATTGAAAACTCCCAACAAACTATTTACAGGCACAATGAACATTATATCCTTAAAAGGAT CTTTAATATCCAGGAAAGTGATCTAGGAAATTACTCATGTATCTTCGGAAAGGAGGAACAatttacttttgttttaaaag TGCCTGCCATTAAAGACAAGCGAGACAGGCCCATAGTGAGCTATGTTGGCGATTCAGTTGTATTGGAGTGTGGCCTCAAGCGTGAACCGAACACCTGGGTATGGTACAAAACCAATGATACTGACAAG GAGCTTATCAATGCCACTGCTGACCCCACGCACTACAAGATCCACttagacaaaaatatcaccAAACTAACCTTGCTGAACTTGACTTTGGAAGACTCAGGTAAATACACATGCAGTGCAGTTTTCGATATCAAACCCACCGAGTCGCACTTGGACCTCAAAGTTCTGTCCTTCACTGAGCCACTCAAGCCTTTCATGATCATAGCTGTTGAAGTCGTCATCCTCGTCACTCTCATCCTGCTCTATGAGAGACAGAGCCAAAAACGGAAAGGTTCCACTGGAACCACAG AGAACGGACTGTATGAACATACACC TTGTGAACAGATTGAAAGGAGAAGTTAA